The following proteins are co-located in the Pseudomonas sp. DY-1 genome:
- a CDS encoding methyl-accepting chemotaxis protein — protein sequence MQQQYREVDQVATASNEMSATAQDVARSAAQAAEAARGADHATQEGLGVIGKTTSAIEQLASEMSAAMEEVQALANSSEQIGSVLEVIRAIAEQTNLLALNAAIEAARAGEAGRGFAVVADEVRNLAKRTQDSVEEIRQVIEGLQNGTREVVGSMHSSHRQAQGSVEQVEQAVTALQRIGEAVTVITDMNLQIASAAEEQSAVAEEINRNVAAIRDVTESLSGQAEESAQVSQALNRLANHQQGLMAQFRA from the coding sequence ATGCAGCAGCAGTACCGCGAAGTGGACCAGGTGGCCACCGCCTCCAACGAGATGAGCGCCACCGCCCAGGACGTCGCCCGCAGCGCCGCCCAGGCCGCCGAAGCCGCGCGGGGGGCCGACCACGCCACCCAGGAAGGCCTCGGCGTGATCGGCAAGACCACCAGCGCCATCGAGCAACTGGCCAGCGAAATGAGTGCGGCCATGGAAGAGGTGCAGGCGCTGGCCAACAGCAGCGAGCAGATCGGCTCGGTGCTGGAAGTGATCCGCGCCATCGCCGAGCAGACCAACCTGCTGGCGCTCAACGCGGCCATCGAGGCGGCGCGTGCCGGCGAGGCCGGCCGCGGCTTCGCGGTGGTGGCCGATGAAGTGCGCAACCTGGCCAAGCGCACCCAGGACTCGGTGGAGGAAATCCGCCAGGTGATCGAGGGCCTGCAGAACGGCACGCGCGAGGTGGTCGGTTCGATGCACAGCAGCCACCGCCAGGCCCAGGGCAGCGTCGAGCAGGTGGAACAGGCGGTGACTGCGCTGCAACGCATCGGCGAAGCGGTGACGGTGATCACCGACATGAACCTGCAGATCGCCAGCGCCGCCGAGGAACAGAGCGCGGTGGCCGAGGAGATCAACCGCAACGTGGCGGCGATCCGCGACGTCACCGAATCGCTCTCCGGCCAGGCCGAGGAGTCCGCCCAGGTCAGCCAGGCGC
- a CDS encoding AraC family transcriptional regulator, translating into MTGTSAEKGTISVRLVHEALLELRQRGFDDSGLLHQAGIPAELLAKPYGRVSSQLYGALWLLIAQTMDDEFFGMNPRRMKSGSFAYMTRAAVKEPTVGAALELSLRLFELIFDGLSPHLECRGGLAEITLEEPEGQQCRAFSYFTLWLMIHGLMCWLAGRRIPILGVDLRCAVPDYIEDYRVMFSTNLRFSRQQSRLLFNADCLELPVRRSSRDLKRFLGGLPANILVRYRDPQSLAARIRAYLRSIKPERWPDVEALSSHFYMAPSTLRRKLSLEGQSYQGLKDQVRRDLAIARLDNGEGNFTELAFELGFADTSAFYKAFKKWTGSTPGQYRSLIHPDSS; encoded by the coding sequence ATGACAGGCACGTCTGCCGAGAAAGGCACCATCTCAGTCCGCCTGGTTCACGAAGCCCTGCTGGAATTGCGCCAGCGGGGCTTCGACGATTCGGGGCTGCTGCACCAGGCCGGCATTCCCGCCGAGCTGCTGGCCAAGCCCTATGGACGCGTGTCTTCGCAACTCTATGGAGCGCTCTGGCTGCTGATCGCGCAGACCATGGACGACGAATTCTTCGGCATGAATCCGCGGCGGATGAAGTCCGGCAGCTTCGCCTACATGACCCGCGCGGCGGTGAAGGAGCCCACGGTGGGCGCGGCATTGGAGTTGTCGCTGCGCCTGTTCGAGCTCATCTTCGACGGCCTCTCGCCTCATCTTGAATGTCGCGGGGGCCTGGCGGAGATCACCCTGGAGGAACCCGAAGGCCAGCAATGCCGTGCGTTCAGCTACTTCACCTTGTGGCTGATGATCCACGGCCTGATGTGCTGGCTGGCGGGGCGGCGCATTCCCATTCTCGGTGTCGACCTGCGCTGCGCGGTGCCGGACTACATCGAGGACTACCGGGTGATGTTCAGCACCAACCTGCGCTTCTCCCGCCAGCAGAGTCGCCTGCTGTTCAACGCTGACTGCCTGGAGCTGCCGGTACGCCGCAGCAGCCGCGACCTCAAGCGCTTCCTCGGTGGCTTGCCGGCGAACATCCTGGTGCGCTACCGCGACCCGCAGAGCCTGGCGGCGCGCATCCGCGCCTACCTGCGCAGCATCAAGCCCGAGCGCTGGCCGGATGTGGAGGCGTTGTCCAGCCACTTCTATATGGCGCCTTCCACGCTGCGCCGCAAACTTTCGCTGGAGGGTCAGTCCTACCAGGGGCTGAAGGACCAGGTACGACGCGACCTCGCTATCGCGCGGCTGGACAACGGCGAAGGCAACTTCACTGAACTGGCCTTCGAGCTGGGTTTCGCCGATACCAGCGCCTTCTACAAAGCCTTCAAGAAATGGACCGGTTCGACACCGGGCCAGTACCGCTCATTGATCCATCCCGACTCAAGTTGA
- a CDS encoding AMP-binding protein — translation MNHQSYTRGRQDKDLLAMTIGAAFDATVAQFPEREALVVRHQGLRYSWKELAEAVDRHARALLALGLNSGDRLGIWAPNCAEWCITQFASAKIGAILVNINPAYRSSELEYALKQSGCRWVICADAFKTSDYHAMFLGLVPELAAAEPGSLNCERLPELRGVVSLAANPPSAFLPWAALQQKAGEVSDQTLAERQASLQFDDPINIQYTSGTTGFPKGATLSHYNILNNGYMVGESLGLTEQDRLVIPVPLYHCFGMVMGNLGCVTHGSTMIYPGDAFDPLTTLRAVAEEKATALYGVPTMFIAELDHPQRDEFDLSSLRTGIMAGATCPIEVMRRVINEMHMSEVQIAYGMTETSPVSLQTGPDDELELRVTTVGRTQPHLESKIVDAEGRIVPRGTIGELCTRGYSVMLGYWNNPQATTDSIDPGRWMHTGDLASMDENGYVCIVGRSKDMIIRGGENVYPRELEEFFFTHPSVADVQVIGIPCSKYGEEIVAWIKFHPGHTATEDELRAWAKERIAHFKVPRFFRFVDAFPMTVTGKIQKFRMREISIEELTPTKDGKVTAIR, via the coding sequence ATGAATCACCAGAGCTACACCCGGGGGAGGCAGGACAAAGACCTGCTCGCCATGACCATAGGCGCGGCATTCGATGCCACCGTTGCCCAGTTCCCCGAGCGCGAGGCGCTGGTAGTCAGGCATCAGGGCCTGCGCTACAGCTGGAAGGAATTGGCCGAGGCAGTGGATCGCCACGCCCGCGCATTGCTCGCGCTGGGCCTGAACAGTGGCGACCGTTTAGGGATCTGGGCGCCCAACTGCGCCGAGTGGTGCATCACCCAGTTCGCCAGCGCCAAGATCGGCGCCATCCTGGTCAATATCAACCCGGCCTACCGCAGCAGCGAGCTGGAGTACGCGCTCAAGCAATCCGGCTGCCGCTGGGTGATCTGCGCAGATGCCTTCAAGACGTCCGATTACCACGCCATGTTCCTCGGCCTGGTGCCGGAACTGGCCGCTGCCGAGCCGGGCAGCCTGAATTGCGAGCGCCTTCCGGAACTGCGCGGCGTGGTCAGCCTGGCCGCTAACCCACCGTCTGCATTCCTGCCCTGGGCTGCACTTCAGCAGAAGGCGGGCGAGGTGAGTGACCAGACCCTGGCCGAGCGTCAGGCCAGCCTGCAGTTCGATGACCCGATCAACATCCAGTACACCTCCGGCACCACCGGATTCCCGAAAGGCGCCACCCTCAGTCACTACAACATTCTCAATAACGGCTACATGGTCGGCGAGAGCCTTGGCCTGACCGAGCAGGATCGCCTGGTGATCCCGGTGCCGCTGTACCACTGCTTCGGCATGGTGATGGGCAACCTGGGCTGCGTGACCCACGGCTCCACCATGATCTACCCGGGTGACGCTTTCGACCCGCTGACCACCCTGCGTGCCGTGGCAGAGGAGAAGGCCACTGCGCTCTATGGCGTGCCGACCATGTTCATCGCCGAACTGGATCATCCGCAGCGTGACGAGTTCGACCTTTCCAGCTTGCGTACCGGCATCATGGCCGGCGCCACCTGCCCGATCGAAGTGATGCGCCGGGTGATCAACGAGATGCACATGAGCGAAGTGCAGATCGCCTACGGCATGACCGAGACCAGCCCGGTGTCCTTGCAGACCGGCCCGGATGACGAGCTGGAACTGCGGGTGACCACCGTCGGCCGCACCCAACCGCACCTGGAGAGCAAGATCGTCGACGCCGAGGGCAGGATCGTCCCGCGCGGCACCATCGGCGAACTCTGCACCCGTGGCTACAGCGTGATGCTGGGCTACTGGAACAACCCGCAGGCCACCACCGATTCCATTGATCCGGGTCGCTGGATGCACACCGGCGACCTCGCCTCCATGGATGAGAATGGCTACGTCTGCATCGTTGGCCGCAGCAAGGACATGATCATTCGCGGTGGCGAGAACGTTTACCCCCGCGAGCTGGAGGAGTTCTTCTTCACCCACCCGTCGGTGGCCGACGTGCAGGTGATCGGCATTCCCTGCAGCAAGTACGGAGAGGAGATCGTTGCCTGGATCAAGTTCCACCCCGGCCACACCGCCACCGAAGACGAGCTGCGTGCCTGGGCCAAGGAGCGTATCGCCCACTTCAAGGTGCCGCGCTTCTTCCGCTTCGTGGATGCCTTCCCGATGACAGTGACCGGCAAGATCCAGAAGTTCCGCATGCGCGAGATCAGCATCGAGGAACTGACCCCGACGAAGGACGGCAAGGTGACGGCGATTCGGTAG
- the peaD gene encoding quinohemoprotein amine dehydrogenase subunit beta produces MKLKAIASLATAVAGLALGTSAWAADEAGPALKSGHEYMIATNYPNNLHVVDLASDSLYKTCRLPDAFGPGTAMMAPDKKTAFILNNHFGDLYGIDLDSCKTVFHAKLSRNPGEKVRSMFSFALSPDGKELYTTVNPTQMMSDHYVVKQPRLEVFRTSDGLDAKPVRSFPMPRQVYLMRAADDGSLFVAGPDIYKMDVKTGKYEVAVPGRNWQRPLYSAPDVLYFWPHQTPLHEFSMLYTTAKFKDEKQDLATADFIYGFVSIDLKTGKATVQDFAPLTELYFTGLRSPKDPNQMFGVLNRLAKYDIKEQKLIKAANLDHSYYCVAFNTKGTRLYLAGTFNDIAVFDPDSLEKIKNIKLPGGDMAITTTQVFVR; encoded by the coding sequence ATGAAACTCAAAGCCATCGCCAGCCTGGCGACCGCTGTCGCCGGACTCGCACTGGGCACCAGTGCCTGGGCCGCGGATGAAGCAGGCCCGGCACTGAAGTCCGGTCATGAATACATGATCGCCACCAACTACCCGAACAACCTGCACGTGGTCGATCTGGCCAGCGACAGCCTGTACAAGACCTGTCGCCTGCCCGACGCCTTTGGCCCCGGCACCGCGATGATGGCGCCGGACAAAAAGACCGCGTTCATCCTCAACAACCACTTCGGTGACCTGTACGGCATCGACCTGGACAGCTGCAAGACCGTGTTCCACGCCAAGCTGTCGCGCAATCCGGGCGAGAAGGTGCGCTCGATGTTCTCCTTCGCGCTCAGCCCCGATGGCAAGGAGCTCTACACCACGGTCAACCCGACCCAGATGATGAGCGACCACTACGTGGTCAAGCAGCCGCGCCTGGAGGTCTTCCGCACCAGCGACGGCCTGGATGCCAAGCCCGTGCGCAGCTTCCCGATGCCGCGCCAGGTCTACCTGATGCGCGCCGCCGATGATGGATCGCTGTTCGTCGCCGGGCCGGACATCTACAAGATGGATGTGAAGACCGGCAAGTACGAGGTGGCGGTACCCGGCCGCAACTGGCAGCGCCCGCTCTACAGCGCGCCGGACGTCCTGTACTTCTGGCCGCACCAGACACCGCTCCACGAGTTCTCGATGCTCTACACCACGGCCAAGTTCAAGGACGAGAAACAGGACCTGGCCACCGCCGACTTCATCTATGGCTTCGTCAGCATCGACCTGAAGACCGGCAAGGCCACCGTCCAGGACTTCGCGCCGCTGACCGAGCTGTACTTCACCGGACTGCGTTCGCCGAAGGACCCGAACCAGATGTTCGGCGTGCTCAACCGCCTGGCCAAGTACGACATCAAGGAGCAGAAGCTGATCAAGGCTGCCAACCTGGATCACTCCTATTACTGCGTCGCCTTCAATACCAAGGGCACCAGGCTCTACCTGGCGGGCACCTTCAATGACATCGCGGTGTTCGATCCGGATAGCCTGGAGAAGATCAAGAACATCAAGCTGCCGGGTGGCGACATGGCGATCACCACGACGCAGGTATTCGTGAGGTAA
- the qhpC gene encoding quinohemoprotein amine dehydrogenase subunit gamma has product MKHLKPLNNKAQMLEKAAAEDRIEEVMAMSAVAGCTATTDPGWEVDAFGGVASLCQPMEADLYGCSDPCWWPAQVPDMMSTYQDWNAQATNSQEDWRNLGTVFPKDK; this is encoded by the coding sequence ATGAAACATCTGAAGCCGCTCAACAACAAAGCGCAAATGCTCGAAAAAGCCGCAGCCGAAGATCGCATCGAAGAAGTCATGGCCATGAGTGCGGTGGCCGGTTGTACCGCCACCACTGACCCGGGTTGGGAAGTGGACGCCTTCGGCGGCGTCGCCTCGCTCTGCCAGCCGATGGAAGCGGACCTCTACGGCTGCTCCGACCCTTGCTGGTGGCCGGCCCAGGTGCCCGACATGATGAGCACCTACCAGGACTGGAACGCCCAGGCGACCAACTCGCAAGAGGACTGGCGCAACCTCGGCACCGTATTCCCGAAAGACAAATGA
- the peaB gene encoding quinohemoprotein amine dehydrogenase maturation protein: MGAILNLVERNLHEVRVDADRMLFHIPSSSLFAADEITGGIIDALRQQSCSSEDLVQRLAGRFAGQDIDETLRELIALEVVSDGSPLTPEIGISKVERTALNTVVLNVNTGCNLSCTYCYKEDLDKPSAGKKMGAETAEASVEMLLKESPDEERYSVVFFGGEPLSNRPLIEHMVDYCERRFAEAGKQVEFIMTTNATLLTEEIIDYLNKHRFGLSVSIDGPKTVHDRNRITVGGQGTYDVVRRKVDLLLSRYRSRPVGARVTLTRGITDVETIWNHLFNELGFAEVGFAPVTSGDMANYNLTSEELVEVFANMKALGRRYLEAALEHRNIGFSNLHQLITDIHEGHKKALPCGAGLKMLAVDHKGELNLCHRFTGSSLPTFGNVHSGVKQVELNDFLSQRLDRSGTGCDTCRIRNLCSGGCYHESYARYGDPTHPTYHYCELMRDWVDFGIEVYSRIMAVNPAFLSSYISPRKAH, translated from the coding sequence ATGGGCGCAATCTTGAATCTGGTCGAACGCAACCTGCACGAAGTGCGGGTGGATGCCGACCGCATGCTGTTCCACATCCCGAGCAGCTCGCTGTTCGCCGCCGACGAAATCACCGGCGGCATCATCGACGCGCTGCGCCAGCAGAGCTGTTCGTCCGAGGATCTGGTGCAACGCCTGGCCGGGCGTTTCGCCGGGCAGGACATCGATGAAACCCTGCGCGAGCTGATCGCGCTGGAAGTGGTTAGCGACGGCTCGCCGCTGACGCCGGAAATCGGCATCAGCAAGGTGGAGCGCACCGCGCTCAACACCGTGGTGCTGAACGTCAACACCGGCTGCAACCTGAGCTGCACCTACTGCTACAAGGAAGACCTCGACAAGCCTTCCGCCGGCAAGAAGATGGGCGCGGAAACCGCCGAGGCTTCGGTGGAAATGCTGCTCAAGGAGTCGCCCGACGAGGAGCGCTACAGCGTGGTCTTCTTCGGCGGTGAGCCGCTGTCCAACCGGCCGCTGATCGAGCACATGGTGGACTACTGCGAGCGTCGATTCGCCGAGGCTGGCAAGCAGGTGGAGTTCATCATGACCACCAACGCCACGCTGCTCACCGAAGAGATCATTGACTACCTCAACAAGCATCGCTTCGGGTTGTCGGTGAGCATCGACGGGCCGAAGACGGTGCACGACCGCAATCGCATCACCGTGGGCGGGCAGGGTACCTATGACGTGGTACGGCGCAAGGTGGATCTGCTGTTGTCGCGCTATCGCAGCCGCCCGGTGGGCGCGCGGGTGACCCTGACCCGTGGCATTACCGACGTCGAGACCATCTGGAACCACCTGTTCAACGAACTCGGTTTCGCCGAAGTCGGTTTCGCTCCGGTCACCTCCGGCGACATGGCGAACTACAACCTGACCAGTGAAGAACTGGTGGAGGTCTTCGCCAACATGAAGGCCCTCGGTCGTCGCTACCTGGAGGCAGCGTTGGAGCACCGCAACATCGGTTTCTCCAACCTGCACCAGTTGATCACCGACATCCACGAGGGCCACAAGAAGGCGCTGCCTTGCGGTGCTGGCCTGAAAATGCTGGCGGTGGACCACAAGGGCGAGCTGAACCTCTGCCACCGCTTTACCGGTTCCAGCCTGCCGACCTTCGGCAACGTGCACAGTGGCGTGAAACAGGTCGAGCTGAACGATTTCCTCTCCCAGCGCCTGGACCGCAGCGGTACCGGCTGCGACACCTGCCGCATCCGCAACCTGTGCTCCGGCGGCTGCTACCACGAGAGCTACGCCCGCTACGGCGACCCCACTCATCCGACCTATCACTACTGCGAGCTGATGCGCGACTGGGTGGACTTCGGCATCGAAGTCTACAGCCGCATCATGGCCGTCAATCCGGCCTTCCTCAGCAGCTACATCTCCCCGCGGAAGGCGCACTGA
- the peaA gene encoding quinohemoprotein amine dehydrogenase subunit alpha produces the protein MKTTRLRQHAGTLALAMASLMFAQAHAAEEGPALLKSKCMGCHIPEGNDSYSRISHQRKTPEGWLMSIARMQVMHGLKISDDDRRTLVKYLADKQGLAPSETEGVRYAMERRLNTVEKFDDQLSQTCGRCHSGARVALQRRPAKEWEHLVNFHLGQWPSLEYQAQSRDRDWLDLALKEMVPELAKRFPLEDKAWADWQKAKPKADALPGQWSFSGHMLTKGDVRGVMTVTADEGDTFKVEVKGQYADGTPFNGSGSAILYNGYEWRGNVKVGETNLRQVFAALNGEMKGRMFEAEHDERGLDFSAAKEGSAKLLAVQPAFIKAGSEAELTLVGSGLSGTPDLGAGVEVVKVLEVTPKQLRVKVKAAADAAPGVRSVALGKLNGVELAVYKDIAEVKVVPEFSIARVGENGGSTPKVQGRFEAEAWGKGADGKPYRIGYLPAKWSVEPFDERAKEDEDVKFAGVMQKDGVFIPGGAGPNPERKMMTNNAGNLKVIAELEEGGQKGEGHLIVTVQRWNNPPLP, from the coding sequence TTGAAGACGACTCGACTCCGGCAGCACGCGGGCACCCTGGCACTGGCCATGGCGTCCCTGATGTTCGCCCAGGCCCATGCAGCGGAGGAGGGTCCTGCCCTCCTCAAGTCCAAGTGCATGGGTTGCCATATCCCCGAAGGCAACGATTCCTACAGTCGCATCAGCCACCAGCGCAAGACCCCAGAGGGCTGGCTGATGAGCATCGCGCGCATGCAGGTGATGCACGGCCTCAAGATCAGCGACGATGACCGCCGCACCCTGGTCAAGTACCTGGCCGACAAGCAAGGCCTGGCGCCGAGCGAGACCGAGGGTGTGCGCTACGCCATGGAGCGTCGGCTGAACACGGTTGAAAAGTTCGACGACCAGCTGAGTCAGACCTGCGGTCGCTGCCACTCGGGTGCCCGCGTCGCCTTGCAGCGCCGCCCGGCCAAGGAGTGGGAACACCTGGTCAACTTCCACCTCGGCCAATGGCCGTCCCTCGAGTACCAGGCCCAGTCCCGCGATCGTGACTGGCTGGACCTCGCCCTCAAGGAAATGGTGCCGGAACTGGCCAAGCGATTCCCGCTTGAAGACAAGGCCTGGGCCGACTGGCAAAAGGCCAAGCCCAAGGCTGATGCCCTGCCGGGGCAGTGGAGCTTCAGCGGCCATATGCTGACCAAGGGTGATGTGCGCGGCGTGATGACCGTGACCGCCGATGAAGGCGACACCTTCAAGGTCGAGGTGAAAGGCCAGTACGCCGACGGCACGCCGTTCAACGGCAGTGGCTCGGCCATTCTCTACAACGGCTACGAGTGGCGCGGCAACGTGAAGGTTGGCGAGACCAACCTGCGCCAGGTATTCGCTGCCCTGAACGGCGAGATGAAAGGTCGCATGTTCGAGGCCGAGCATGATGAGCGTGGCCTGGACTTCAGCGCCGCCAAGGAAGGCAGTGCCAAGCTGCTGGCCGTGCAGCCCGCCTTCATCAAGGCTGGCAGCGAAGCGGAACTGACCTTGGTGGGCAGTGGCCTTTCCGGTACTCCGGACCTGGGTGCCGGTGTCGAAGTGGTGAAGGTGCTGGAAGTCACCCCGAAACAGCTTCGCGTCAAGGTCAAGGCCGCAGCCGATGCGGCACCGGGCGTGCGCAGTGTGGCACTGGGCAAGCTCAATGGCGTCGAGTTGGCCGTCTACAAGGACATCGCCGAAGTGAAAGTGGTGCCCGAGTTCTCCATCGCCCGCGTGGGTGAGAACGGCGGCTCCACGCCCAAGGTTCAGGGCCGTTTCGAGGCCGAGGCCTGGGGCAAGGGCGCCGACGGCAAGCCCTACCGCATCGGTTACCTGCCGGCGAAATGGTCGGTGGAGCCTTTCGACGAGCGCGCCAAGGAAGACGAGGACGTGAAGTTCGCCGGCGTAATGCAGAAGGACGGTGTGTTCATCCCTGGCGGCGCCGGTCCGAACCCGGAGCGCAAGATGATGACCAACAACGCTGGCAACCTGAAGGTGATCGCCGAGCTGGAAGAAGGCGGCCAGAAGGGCGAAGGCCACCTGATCGTCACCGTACAGCGCTGGAACAACCCGCCGCTGCCGTAG